From Rutidosis leptorrhynchoides isolate AG116_Rl617_1_P2 chromosome 3, CSIRO_AGI_Rlap_v1, whole genome shotgun sequence, a single genomic window includes:
- the LOC139896173 gene encoding vacuolar fusion protein MON1 homolog isoform X2 — translation MTSNASYSSLSDEEEQQQQSAGEKTDIDSIDCSLDAIETQLSSIALNSALNDEETPSVGNEHYESVTEIVDRSSEEIESERLCSSSNGGDVSASGADDNQIIRNDNHSDGNEGVVLDSLQSQWIPGKRHVNEQDDTSTSWRERKKHFFILSHSGKPIFSRYGDEHKLAGFSATLQAIISFVEDGGDRIKLVRAGKHQVVFLVKEQIYLVCISCTEEPYESLKGQLEHLYGQMMLILTKSVNRCFEKNSKFDMTPLLGGTDAVFSSLFHSFSWNPATFLHAYTCLPLPYATRQAACAILQDVADSGVLFTMLMCKYKVVSLVGAQKVSLHADDMLLLANFIMSSESFRTSESFSPICLPRYNSMAFLHAYVHYFDVDTYLVLLTSRSDAFFYLKDCRIRIENVLLKSNVLSEVQRSLLKGGMRVENLPVHPSTHSGSLFNLNDSKRVTGTQERLDETVLGIGGPAGLWHFIYRNMYLDQYVSSEFSSPISGNKQQKRLYREYQKLYASMHDKETGPHKTQFKRNDNYVLLCWVNMDFELYAAFDPLADKSLAIRVCNRVCQWVKDVENEIFLLGGSPFAW, via the exons ATGACGTCAAATGCAAGCTATTCTTCATTATCTGACGaagaagaacaacaacaacaatccgcaGGAGAAAAAACTGACATCGATTCAATCGACTGCTCTCTCGACGCTATCGAAACTCAATTGTCATCGATCGCATTAAACTCTGCACTTAACGACGAAGAAACGCCGTCAGTCGGTAATGAACATTACGAATCAGTTACGGAAATCGTCGATCGATCATCAGAGGAAATTGAAAGTGAAAGGCTATGCAGCAGTAGTAATGGTGGTGACGTCAGCGCTTCTGGAGCTGACGATAACCAAATTATTAGGAATGACAATCATTCCGATGGTAATGAGGGTGTCGTTTTGGATTCTCTTCAATCACAGTGGATTCCTGGTAAACGACATGTGAATGAG CAGGATGATACTTCCACGTCTTGGAGAGAGAGGAAAAAACACTTTTTTATTTTGAGTCACTCTGGAAAACCAATTTTTTCAAG GTATGGGGATGAGCACAAACTAGCTGGATTTTCAGCAACTCTACAAGCCATTATCTCCTTTGTTGAAGACGG GGGAGATCGGATTAAATTGGTTAGGGCAGGAAAACACCAG GTGGTTTTTCTTGTGAAGGAACAAATATATTTAGTTTGCATAAGCTGTACAGAAGAGCCTTATGAATCACTAAAGGGGCAACTGGAACATCTTTATGGTCAG ATGATGCTTATTCTTACCAAGTCTGTAAATAGATGTTTTGAGAAGAATTCTAAGTTTGACATGACACCTTTACTTGGAGGAACAGACGCTGTTTTCTCCTCTCTTTTTCACTCCTTCAGTTG GAACCCTGCCACTTTTCTCCATGCATACACATGTCTTCCTCTTCCATATGCAACAAGGCAAGCTGCTTGTGCGATACTGCAGGATGTTGCTGATTCAGGTGTCCTCTTTACAATGCTGATGTGTAAATACAAG GTTGTCAGTCTGGTAGGTGCTCAGAAGGTATCACTTCATGCGGATGATATGTTGCTTCTTGCTAACTTTATCATGTCATCTGAATCCTTTAG GACATCTGAATCATTTTCTCCTATATGTTTGCCAAGATACAACTCCATGGCCTTTCTACATGCTTATGTTCATTACTTTGAC GTTGATACATATCTTGTTTTGTTGACATCAAGATCAGATGCCTTTTTTTATCTAAAAGATTGCCG GATACGTATTGAAAATGTGTTGTTGAAGTCTAATGTGCTAAGTGAAGTTCAAAGATCCTTATTGAAAGGTGGCATGCGTGTTGAGAATTTACCTGTCCACCCATCAACTCATTCTGGGTCATTATTTAATTTGAATGATTCCAAACGAGTAACTGGGACTCAAGAGAGACTAGATGAAACAGTATTGGGTATCGGTGGTCCAGCTGGACTTTGGCACTTTATATATCGCAATATGTATCTAGATCAGTATGTATCTTCCGAGTTCTCATCTCCAATCAGTGGTAACAAACAGCAAAAAAG ATTGTATAGGGAATATCAGAAGCTTTATGCTTCCATGCATGATAAAGAAACTGGACCGCACAAAACCCAGTTCAAAAGGAATGATAATTATG TTTTATTATGCTGGGTCAATATGGATTTTGAGCTTTATGCTGCTTTTGATCCGCTTGCAGACAAG TCTCTGGCAATAAGGGTATGCAATCGTGTGTGCCAATGGGTGAAAGATGTGGAGAATGAAATATTTTTGCTAGGAGGAAGCCCTTTTGCCTGGTGA
- the LOC139896173 gene encoding vacuolar fusion protein MON1 homolog isoform X3 has protein sequence MTSNASYSSLSDEEEQQQQSAGEKTDIDSIDCSLDAIETQLSSIALNSALNDEETPSVGNEHYESVTEIVDRSSEEIESERLCSSSNGGDVSASGADDNQIIRNDNHSDGNEGVVLDSLQSQWIPGKRHVNEDDTSTSWRERKKHFFILSHSGKPIFSRYGDEHKLAGFSATLQAIISFVEDGGDRIKLVRAGKHQVVFLVKEQIYLVCISCTEEPYESLKGQLEHLYGQMMLILTKSVNRCFEKNSKFDMTPLLGGTDAVFSSLFHSFSWNPATFLHAYTCLPLPYATRQAACAILQDVADSGVLFTMLMCKYKVVSLVGAQKVSLHADDMLLLANFIMSSESFRTSESFSPICLPRYNSMAFLHAYVHYFDVDTYLVLLTSRSDAFFYLKDCRIRIENVLLKSNVLSEVQRSLLKGGMRVENLPVHPSTHSGSLFNLNDSKRVTGTQERLDETVLGIGGPAGLWHFIYRNMYLDQYVSSEFSSPISGNKQQKRLYREYQKLYASMHDKETGPHKTQFKRNDNYVLLCWVNMDFELYAAFDPLADKSLAIRVCNRVCQWVKDVENEIFLLGGSPFAW, from the exons ATGACGTCAAATGCAAGCTATTCTTCATTATCTGACGaagaagaacaacaacaacaatccgcaGGAGAAAAAACTGACATCGATTCAATCGACTGCTCTCTCGACGCTATCGAAACTCAATTGTCATCGATCGCATTAAACTCTGCACTTAACGACGAAGAAACGCCGTCAGTCGGTAATGAACATTACGAATCAGTTACGGAAATCGTCGATCGATCATCAGAGGAAATTGAAAGTGAAAGGCTATGCAGCAGTAGTAATGGTGGTGACGTCAGCGCTTCTGGAGCTGACGATAACCAAATTATTAGGAATGACAATCATTCCGATGGTAATGAGGGTGTCGTTTTGGATTCTCTTCAATCACAGTGGATTCCTGGTAAACGACATGTGAATGAG GATGATACTTCCACGTCTTGGAGAGAGAGGAAAAAACACTTTTTTATTTTGAGTCACTCTGGAAAACCAATTTTTTCAAG GTATGGGGATGAGCACAAACTAGCTGGATTTTCAGCAACTCTACAAGCCATTATCTCCTTTGTTGAAGACGG GGGAGATCGGATTAAATTGGTTAGGGCAGGAAAACACCAG GTGGTTTTTCTTGTGAAGGAACAAATATATTTAGTTTGCATAAGCTGTACAGAAGAGCCTTATGAATCACTAAAGGGGCAACTGGAACATCTTTATGGTCAG ATGATGCTTATTCTTACCAAGTCTGTAAATAGATGTTTTGAGAAGAATTCTAAGTTTGACATGACACCTTTACTTGGAGGAACAGACGCTGTTTTCTCCTCTCTTTTTCACTCCTTCAGTTG GAACCCTGCCACTTTTCTCCATGCATACACATGTCTTCCTCTTCCATATGCAACAAGGCAAGCTGCTTGTGCGATACTGCAGGATGTTGCTGATTCAGGTGTCCTCTTTACAATGCTGATGTGTAAATACAAG GTTGTCAGTCTGGTAGGTGCTCAGAAGGTATCACTTCATGCGGATGATATGTTGCTTCTTGCTAACTTTATCATGTCATCTGAATCCTTTAG GACATCTGAATCATTTTCTCCTATATGTTTGCCAAGATACAACTCCATGGCCTTTCTACATGCTTATGTTCATTACTTTGAC GTTGATACATATCTTGTTTTGTTGACATCAAGATCAGATGCCTTTTTTTATCTAAAAGATTGCCG GATACGTATTGAAAATGTGTTGTTGAAGTCTAATGTGCTAAGTGAAGTTCAAAGATCCTTATTGAAAGGTGGCATGCGTGTTGAGAATTTACCTGTCCACCCATCAACTCATTCTGGGTCATTATTTAATTTGAATGATTCCAAACGAGTAACTGGGACTCAAGAGAGACTAGATGAAACAGTATTGGGTATCGGTGGTCCAGCTGGACTTTGGCACTTTATATATCGCAATATGTATCTAGATCAGTATGTATCTTCCGAGTTCTCATCTCCAATCAGTGGTAACAAACAGCAAAAAAG ATTGTATAGGGAATATCAGAAGCTTTATGCTTCCATGCATGATAAAGAAACTGGACCGCACAAAACCCAGTTCAAAAGGAATGATAATTATG TTTTATTATGCTGGGTCAATATGGATTTTGAGCTTTATGCTGCTTTTGATCCGCTTGCAGACAAG TCTCTGGCAATAAGGGTATGCAATCGTGTGTGCCAATGGGTGAAAGATGTGGAGAATGAAATATTTTTGCTAGGAGGAAGCCCTTTTGCCTGGTGA
- the LOC139896173 gene encoding vacuolar fusion protein MON1 homolog isoform X1 has translation MTSNASYSSLSDEEEQQQQSAGEKTDIDSIDCSLDAIETQLSSIALNSALNDEETPSVGNEHYESVTEIVDRSSEEIESERLCSSSNGGDVSASGADDNQIIRNDNHSDGNEGVVLDSLQSQWIPGKRHVNEQDDTSTSWRERKKHFFILSHSGKPIFSRYGDEHKLAGFSATLQAIISFVEDGGDRIKLVRAGKHQVRNVVFLVKEQIYLVCISCTEEPYESLKGQLEHLYGQMMLILTKSVNRCFEKNSKFDMTPLLGGTDAVFSSLFHSFSWNPATFLHAYTCLPLPYATRQAACAILQDVADSGVLFTMLMCKYKVVSLVGAQKVSLHADDMLLLANFIMSSESFRTSESFSPICLPRYNSMAFLHAYVHYFDVDTYLVLLTSRSDAFFYLKDCRIRIENVLLKSNVLSEVQRSLLKGGMRVENLPVHPSTHSGSLFNLNDSKRVTGTQERLDETVLGIGGPAGLWHFIYRNMYLDQYVSSEFSSPISGNKQQKRLYREYQKLYASMHDKETGPHKTQFKRNDNYVLLCWVNMDFELYAAFDPLADKSLAIRVCNRVCQWVKDVENEIFLLGGSPFAW, from the exons ATGACGTCAAATGCAAGCTATTCTTCATTATCTGACGaagaagaacaacaacaacaatccgcaGGAGAAAAAACTGACATCGATTCAATCGACTGCTCTCTCGACGCTATCGAAACTCAATTGTCATCGATCGCATTAAACTCTGCACTTAACGACGAAGAAACGCCGTCAGTCGGTAATGAACATTACGAATCAGTTACGGAAATCGTCGATCGATCATCAGAGGAAATTGAAAGTGAAAGGCTATGCAGCAGTAGTAATGGTGGTGACGTCAGCGCTTCTGGAGCTGACGATAACCAAATTATTAGGAATGACAATCATTCCGATGGTAATGAGGGTGTCGTTTTGGATTCTCTTCAATCACAGTGGATTCCTGGTAAACGACATGTGAATGAG CAGGATGATACTTCCACGTCTTGGAGAGAGAGGAAAAAACACTTTTTTATTTTGAGTCACTCTGGAAAACCAATTTTTTCAAG GTATGGGGATGAGCACAAACTAGCTGGATTTTCAGCAACTCTACAAGCCATTATCTCCTTTGTTGAAGACGG GGGAGATCGGATTAAATTGGTTAGGGCAGGAAAACACCAGGTCAGAAAT GTGGTTTTTCTTGTGAAGGAACAAATATATTTAGTTTGCATAAGCTGTACAGAAGAGCCTTATGAATCACTAAAGGGGCAACTGGAACATCTTTATGGTCAG ATGATGCTTATTCTTACCAAGTCTGTAAATAGATGTTTTGAGAAGAATTCTAAGTTTGACATGACACCTTTACTTGGAGGAACAGACGCTGTTTTCTCCTCTCTTTTTCACTCCTTCAGTTG GAACCCTGCCACTTTTCTCCATGCATACACATGTCTTCCTCTTCCATATGCAACAAGGCAAGCTGCTTGTGCGATACTGCAGGATGTTGCTGATTCAGGTGTCCTCTTTACAATGCTGATGTGTAAATACAAG GTTGTCAGTCTGGTAGGTGCTCAGAAGGTATCACTTCATGCGGATGATATGTTGCTTCTTGCTAACTTTATCATGTCATCTGAATCCTTTAG GACATCTGAATCATTTTCTCCTATATGTTTGCCAAGATACAACTCCATGGCCTTTCTACATGCTTATGTTCATTACTTTGAC GTTGATACATATCTTGTTTTGTTGACATCAAGATCAGATGCCTTTTTTTATCTAAAAGATTGCCG GATACGTATTGAAAATGTGTTGTTGAAGTCTAATGTGCTAAGTGAAGTTCAAAGATCCTTATTGAAAGGTGGCATGCGTGTTGAGAATTTACCTGTCCACCCATCAACTCATTCTGGGTCATTATTTAATTTGAATGATTCCAAACGAGTAACTGGGACTCAAGAGAGACTAGATGAAACAGTATTGGGTATCGGTGGTCCAGCTGGACTTTGGCACTTTATATATCGCAATATGTATCTAGATCAGTATGTATCTTCCGAGTTCTCATCTCCAATCAGTGGTAACAAACAGCAAAAAAG ATTGTATAGGGAATATCAGAAGCTTTATGCTTCCATGCATGATAAAGAAACTGGACCGCACAAAACCCAGTTCAAAAGGAATGATAATTATG TTTTATTATGCTGGGTCAATATGGATTTTGAGCTTTATGCTGCTTTTGATCCGCTTGCAGACAAG TCTCTGGCAATAAGGGTATGCAATCGTGTGTGCCAATGGGTGAAAGATGTGGAGAATGAAATATTTTTGCTAGGAGGAAGCCCTTTTGCCTGGTGA